One genomic segment of Deinococcus fonticola includes these proteins:
- a CDS encoding CAP domain-containing protein, whose amino-acid sequence MMKKNLSFFALGLTLLLASCNQGSNPSVTAPGQTGTAPQPGTGTDTIASDEALSPLGVAAATTLTVGQTRQFNVTVNGAAPTPGQLVWTTTNAGVVSVTQTGLATARAAGSATVRAALASNPGAYIDFPITVTATTTAPAPTPTSPTTTFAQRVLELTNAARAQARTCGTTSYAATSPLAYNALLEQAAQGHASDMAGKTYFSHTSQDGRTFAQRISATGYAWRTIGENIAAGQSTPESVVSGWLQSPGHCANIMNPAFKELGVGYAYNTSSSYRYYWVQDFGAR is encoded by the coding sequence ATGATGAAGAAAAACCTCAGCTTCTTCGCCCTTGGCCTCACCCTCCTGCTCGCCTCCTGCAACCAGGGCAGTAACCCCAGCGTCACTGCCCCCGGACAGACGGGCACGGCGCCCCAGCCTGGAACGGGCACCGACACCATCGCCAGTGACGAAGCCCTGAGTCCACTGGGCGTGGCCGCCGCGACCACCCTGACCGTGGGCCAGACCCGCCAGTTCAACGTCACGGTCAACGGCGCGGCCCCCACCCCGGGCCAGCTCGTGTGGACGACCACCAACGCTGGCGTGGTGAGCGTCACGCAGACCGGCCTGGCGACCGCCCGCGCGGCCGGGAGCGCCACCGTCCGCGCCGCCCTGGCCAGCAACCCAGGCGCTTATATCGACTTTCCTATCACGGTGACGGCCACCACGACCGCGCCCGCCCCCACGCCGACCAGCCCCACCACCACCTTCGCGCAGCGCGTGCTGGAACTGACGAACGCCGCCCGTGCCCAGGCCCGCACCTGCGGTACCACCAGTTACGCCGCCACCAGCCCACTGGCGTACAACGCCCTGCTGGAACAGGCGGCGCAGGGCCACGCCAGCGACATGGCCGGCAAAACCTACTTCAGTCACACCAGCCAGGACGGGCGCACCTTCGCGCAGCGCATCAGCGCCACCGGCTATGCCTGGCGCACCATCGGCGAGAACATCGCCGCCGGGCAAAGCACCCCGGAAAGCGTCGTGAGCGGCTGGCTGCAAAGCCCCGGCCACTGCGCCAACATCATGAACCCCGCTTTCAAGGAACTGGGCGTGGGGTACGCCTACAACACCAGCAGCAGCTACCGTTACTACTGGGTGCAGGACTTCGGCGCTCGCTAA
- a CDS encoding MOSC domain-containing protein — protein MQVVSVSQDGQHRFSKQLTPSIQLLAGLGVQGDAHAGTKVKHRSRVRQNPDQPNLRQVHLIHAELLDELAGKGFTVQPGDLGENLLTRGLDLLGLPTGTRLRLGPAALVEITGLRNPCAQIEHFQPGLLKAVLDEDEHGHLIRKAGIMGIVLSGGEVKAGDAIHVELPPPPHRRLEQV, from the coding sequence ATGCAAGTCGTTTCTGTCAGTCAGGATGGTCAGCACCGGTTCAGTAAGCAGCTCACCCCTTCCATTCAGCTGCTGGCAGGCCTGGGTGTGCAGGGAGACGCGCACGCCGGAACCAAGGTGAAGCACCGCTCCCGCGTGCGGCAGAACCCGGATCAACCGAACCTGCGGCAGGTTCACCTGATTCACGCCGAACTGCTGGACGAACTGGCCGGGAAAGGGTTCACGGTGCAACCGGGCGACCTGGGCGAGAACCTCCTGACTCGCGGTCTCGACCTGCTGGGGCTGCCCACCGGAACGAGGTTGCGCCTGGGGCCGGCCGCGCTGGTGGAAATCACGGGCTTACGCAACCCCTGCGCTCAGATCGAGCATTTTCAGCCGGGTCTGCTGAAAGCGGTTCTGGACGAAGACGAACACGGCCACCTGATCCGCAAGGCGGGCATCATGGGCATCGTCCTGAGTGGGGGAGAAGTCAAAGCAGGCGACGCCATTCACGTCGAATTGCCGCCGCCACCGCACCGACGGCTGGAACAGGTTTAA
- a CDS encoding ribonuclease HII, translating to MSVPSVTPDWAFERQHWRRGYFRVAGVDEAGRGAWAGPVTVAAVILPGLAQDYPFRDSKQLSAAQREEFATEVRRVALAYAVEHAWPEEIDRLNILGATHTAAARALARLDPPPQALVTDYLKLRTDLPLLAPPRADALSYSVAAASLLAKTERDRLMRELDEQHPGYGFAGHKGYGAPGHRVALRELGVSAVHRRSYAPIRALLEQPQSLFEQPLFDPSLSNEVK from the coding sequence ATGTCCGTTCCTTCCGTGACCCCTGACTGGGCCTTCGAGCGTCAGCATTGGCGGCGCGGCTACTTCCGGGTCGCGGGGGTGGACGAGGCCGGGCGCGGCGCGTGGGCCGGGCCGGTGACGGTGGCGGCGGTGATCCTGCCCGGTTTGGCGCAGGACTACCCGTTCAGAGACAGCAAGCAGCTCTCGGCGGCCCAGCGCGAGGAGTTCGCCACGGAGGTGCGGCGTGTGGCGCTGGCCTACGCCGTGGAGCACGCCTGGCCGGAGGAAATTGACCGCCTGAACATTCTGGGGGCGACCCACACGGCGGCAGCGCGTGCCCTGGCGCGGCTCGACCCGCCGCCCCAGGCGCTTGTGACCGACTACCTGAAACTGCGTACCGACCTGCCGCTGCTGGCCCCCCCCAGGGCGGACGCCCTGAGCTACAGCGTCGCGGCGGCCAGCCTGCTGGCCAAAACGGAGCGCGACAGGCTGATGCGGGAACTGGACGAGCAGCACCCCGGTTACGGTTTCGCAGGCCACAAGGGCTACGGTGCGCCAGGACACCGGGTGGCGCTGCGCGAACTGGGCGTCTCGGCCGTTCACCGCCGCAGCTATGCGCCGATTCGTGCCTTGCTGGAACAGCCCCAGAGCCTTTTTGAGCAGCCACTTTTTGATCCGTCACTTTCAAATGAGGTGAAGTAA